In Budorcas taxicolor isolate Tak-1 chromosome 16, Takin1.1, whole genome shotgun sequence, the following are encoded in one genomic region:
- the FBLIM1 gene encoding filamin-binding LIM protein 1 produces MASKPEKRVASSVFITLVPPRRDEALVEEVRRAACEARPGRPWESPAPTKVPGAGSVGKLHSWMPPGRAAAPGPAVPPQLSNGGCSLPPPPLDVDDALPDLDLLPPPPPPPPADLSPPDEEPPSSMGASLISDLEQLHLPPPPPPPQALVEGPPLQPRPSHLKPAEEELPPPPEEPVGFPEREASTDICAFCHKTVSPRELAVEAMKRQYHAQCFTCRVCRRQLAGQSFYQKDGRPLCEPCYQDTLEKCGKCGEVVREHIIRALGQAFHPSCFTCVTCARCIGDESFALDSQNEVYCLDDFYRKFAPVCSICENPIIPRDGKDAFKIECMGRNFHENCYRCEDCRVLLSVEPTDQGCYPLNNRLFCKPCHVKRSAAGCC; encoded by the exons ATGGCCTCCAAGCCTGAGAAGAGGGTTGCCTCGTCTGTCTTTATCACCCTGGTGCCCCCACGTCGAGATGAGGCTCTGGTTGAGGAGGTGAGGCGAGCAGCTTGTGAGGCCCGGCCTGGCCGCCCCTGGGAATCTCCTGCCCCCACGAAGGTACCCGGAGCTGGCTCGGTGGGAAAGCTCCATTCCTGGATGCCCCCTGGCAGGGCTGCAGCCCCGGGGCCAGCTGTTCCACCTCAGCTCTCCAATGGAG GGTGTTCGCTTCCTCCTCCGCCCCTGGACGTTGATGATGCACTTCCAGACCTGGACCTCCTCCCACCTCCGCCTCCGCCCCCTCCAGCGGACCTGTCCCCTCCTGACGAAGAGCCCCCCTCCTCAATGGGGGCATCACTCATTTCAGACTTAGAGCAGTtgcacctgccccctcccccacccccgccacag GCCCTGGTGGAGGGGCCTCCACTGCAGCCTCGGCCCAGTCATCTCAAGCCCGCAGAGGAGGAGCTGCCGCCCCCTCCCGAAGAGCCTGTCGGCTTCCCTGAGAGAGAGGCCTCCACAG ACATCTGTGCCTTCTGCCACAAGACTGTGTCCCCCCGAGAGCTGGCCGTGGAGGCCATGAAGAGGCAGTACCACGCCCAGTGCTTCACGTGCCGTGTCTGCCGCCGCCAGCTGGCCGGGCAGAGCTTCTACCAGAAGGATGGGCGGCCCCTCTGTGAACCCTGCTACCAG GACACTCTGGAGAAGTGTGGCAAGTGTGGCGAGGTTGTCCGGGAACACATCATCCGGGCCCTGGGCCAGGCCTTCCACCCCTCCTGCTTCACGTGTGTGACCTGCGCCCGGTGCATCGGGGACGAGAGCTTTGCCCTGGACAGTCAGAATGAGGTGTACTGCCTGGACGACTTCTACAG GAAGTTTGCCCCCGTATGCAGCATCTGTGAGAATCCCATCATCCCCCGAGATGGGAAGGATGCCTTCAAAATCGAGTGCATGGGAAGAAACTTCCATGAGAACTGCTACCGGTGTGAG GACTGCAGGGTCCTCCTGTCTGTGGAGCCCACGGACCAGGGCTGCTACCCGCTGAACAACCGTCTCTTCTGCAAGCCGTGCCATGTGAAGCGGAGTGCTGCGGGGTGCTGCTGA